The following proteins come from a genomic window of Citrobacter europaeus:
- a CDS encoding deaminated glutathione amidase — MFVAAGQFAVGPSWEKNAETCALLMSQAAGEGASLLVLPEALLARDDFDPDMSVKSAQLLEGGFLTRLLRESAQNEMTTILTIHVPSVPGRAYNMLVALRAGQVVAHYAKLHLYDAFSIQESRNVDAGDAIAPLLDVDGLKVGLMTCYDLRFPELALAHALQGAEILVLPAAWVRGSLKEHHWATLLAARALDATCYLVAAGECGNKNIGQSRVIDPLGVTIAAAAETPALIIAEVSGERVRQVRAQLPVLSNRRFAPPQLL; from the coding sequence ATGTTCGTTGCTGCAGGGCAATTTGCCGTGGGTCCTTCATGGGAGAAAAATGCAGAAACCTGTGCCTTACTGATGTCTCAGGCAGCAGGCGAGGGAGCATCGCTACTGGTATTACCGGAGGCATTGCTGGCGCGTGACGATTTTGACCCTGACATGTCAGTGAAATCAGCCCAACTGTTAGAAGGTGGGTTTCTGACGCGTTTGTTGCGAGAAAGTGCGCAAAATGAGATGACAACAATCCTGACCATTCATGTTCCCTCTGTGCCTGGTCGTGCCTATAACATGCTGGTGGCGTTACGGGCAGGGCAGGTTGTGGCCCATTACGCGAAATTACATCTCTATGACGCCTTTTCCATTCAAGAATCACGTAATGTGGATGCAGGGGACGCCATCGCGCCGCTGCTGGACGTAGACGGATTAAAAGTAGGGCTAATGACCTGCTATGACCTGCGCTTCCCCGAGCTGGCGCTGGCGCACGCGCTGCAGGGGGCTGAAATCCTCGTTTTACCCGCGGCCTGGGTGCGGGGATCGTTAAAAGAGCATCACTGGGCTACACTTTTGGCAGCAAGAGCGCTGGATGCCACGTGTTATCTGGTGGCGGCTGGAGAGTGCGGTAACAAGAATATTGGCCAAAGTCGGGTTATCGATCCTTTAGGCGTGACCATTGCAGCAGCGGCAGAAACGCCCGCGCTAATCATAGCCGAGGTTTCCGGCGAGAGGGTGAGGCAGGTCAGGGCGCAACTTCCGGTGTTAAGTAACCGACGCTTTGCGCCACCGCAATTATTATGA
- the tatE gene encoding twin-arginine translocase subunit TatE: protein MGEISITKLLVVAALVVLLFGTKKLRTLGGDLGTAIKGFKKAMNDDNADAKKEADGSVQAEKLSHKE from the coding sequence ATGGGTGAGATTAGTATTACCAAACTGCTGGTGGTTGCCGCACTGGTTGTTCTGCTGTTTGGTACCAAGAAGTTACGTACACTGGGTGGAGACCTGGGAACGGCAATCAAGGGCTTCAAGAAAGCGATGAACGACGATAATGCCGATGCCAAGAAAGAGGCTGATGGTAGCGTTCAGGCTGAGAAGCTTTCTCATAAAGAGTAA
- the rlmH gene encoding 23S rRNA (pseudouridine(1915)-N(3))-methyltransferase RlmH — MKLQLVAVGTKMPDWVQTGFTEYLRRFPKDMPFELIEIPAGKRGKNADIKRILDKEGEQMLAAAGKNRIVTLDIPGKPWDTPQLATELERWKLDGRDVSLLIGGPEGLSPACKAAAEQSWSLSALTLPHPLVRVLVAESLYRAWSITTNHPYHRE, encoded by the coding sequence GTGAAGCTGCAACTTGTCGCTGTGGGAACGAAAATGCCTGACTGGGTGCAAACCGGATTTACCGAGTATCTGCGTCGGTTTCCGAAAGATATGCCCTTTGAGCTGATCGAAATCCCGGCAGGAAAACGCGGCAAGAACGCGGACATTAAACGCATTCTCGACAAAGAGGGTGAGCAGATGCTGGCCGCAGCCGGCAAAAACCGCATCGTCACCCTTGATATCCCCGGGAAACCCTGGGATACGCCGCAGTTAGCGACCGAACTGGAGCGCTGGAAACTGGACGGTCGTGACGTCAGCCTGTTGATTGGCGGGCCAGAAGGGCTCTCTCCCGCCTGTAAAGCGGCAGCGGAACAAAGCTGGTCACTCTCTGCGTTAACCCTTCCTCACCCTCTTGTTCGGGTTCTGGTAGCGGAGAGTCTGTACAGGGCGTGGAGCATTACCACCAACCATCCTTATCACCGTGAGTGA
- the pagP gene encoding lipid IV(A) palmitoyltransferase PagP, whose translation MVAKRYFLIFSFLFIQLAFIPQGAAEDKGWFATFKDNVSETWQQPEHYDLYVPAITWHARFAYDKDKTDRYNERPWGAGFGQSRWDDKGNWHGLYIMAFKDSYNKWEPIGGYGWETTWRPLADENFHTGLGFTAGFTARDNWNYIPVPVLLPLASIGYGPATFQMTYIPGTYNNGNVYFAWMRFQF comes from the coding sequence ATTGTCGCTAAACGATATTTTCTCATTTTTTCATTTCTTTTTATTCAGTTAGCTTTCATTCCCCAGGGTGCTGCTGAAGACAAAGGCTGGTTCGCTACTTTTAAAGATAATGTCAGTGAGACCTGGCAGCAGCCGGAACATTATGATCTGTATGTACCTGCTATTACCTGGCATGCACGTTTTGCCTACGATAAAGACAAAACGGATCGCTACAATGAACGCCCATGGGGGGCAGGATTTGGCCAATCCCGTTGGGATGATAAAGGTAACTGGCACGGGCTCTATATAATGGCCTTTAAGGATTCCTACAATAAATGGGAACCGATCGGCGGCTATGGCTGGGAAACAACCTGGCGGCCGCTGGCCGATGAAAACTTCCATACAGGTCTCGGTTTTACCGCCGGTTTTACCGCGCGTGATAACTGGAACTACATTCCTGTACCCGTGCTGTTACCGCTGGCATCAATTGGCTATGGTCCGGCAACGTTTCAGATGACCTACATTCCAGGAACGTATAACAACGGCAACGTCTACTTTGCCTGGATGCGTTTCCAGTTTTGA
- the mrdB gene encoding peptidoglycan glycosyltransferase MrdB (rod shape-determining protein RodA) — MTDNPNKKTFWDKIHIDPTMLLILLALLVYSSLVIWSASGQDIGMMERKVGQIAMGLVIMVVMAQIPPRVYEGWAPYLYIFCIILLVAVDAFGAISKGAQRWLDLGIVRFQPSEIAKIAVPLMVARFINRDVCPPSLKNTAIALVLIFMPTLLVAAQPDLGTSILVALSGLFVLFLSGLSWRLIGVAVVLVAAFIPILWFFLMHDYQRQRVMMLLDPETDPLGAGYHIIQSKIAIGSGGLRGKGWLHGTQSQLEFLPERHTDFIFAVLAEELGLVGILILLTLYILLIMRGLWIAARAQTTFGRVMAGGLMLILFVYVFVNIGMVSGILPVVGVPLPLVSYGGSALIVLMAGFGIVMSIHTHRKMLSKSV; from the coding sequence GTGACGGATAATCCGAACAAAAAAACATTCTGGGACAAAATCCACATCGATCCCACCATGTTACTGATTTTGCTGGCTCTGCTGGTCTACAGCTCACTGGTCATCTGGAGCGCCAGCGGCCAGGATATTGGCATGATGGAGCGCAAGGTCGGTCAAATCGCAATGGGTCTGGTCATCATGGTCGTGATGGCGCAAATTCCGCCCCGGGTTTATGAGGGCTGGGCGCCCTATCTCTATATCTTCTGCATTATTCTGTTGGTGGCGGTAGACGCCTTCGGCGCCATTTCCAAAGGCGCGCAGCGCTGGCTGGATTTAGGTATTGTGCGTTTTCAGCCCTCAGAAATCGCCAAAATCGCCGTGCCACTGATGGTCGCGCGCTTTATTAACCGAGACGTTTGCCCGCCATCGCTAAAAAATACCGCCATTGCGCTGGTGCTGATTTTTATGCCCACGCTGCTGGTCGCAGCCCAGCCTGACCTCGGCACCTCAATTCTGGTTGCCCTTTCAGGTCTGTTTGTCCTGTTCCTTTCTGGTTTGAGCTGGCGCTTAATCGGCGTTGCGGTGGTTCTGGTCGCAGCGTTTATTCCGATACTGTGGTTCTTCCTGATGCATGATTATCAGCGTCAGCGCGTCATGATGCTGCTCGACCCGGAAACCGACCCGCTGGGCGCGGGCTATCACATCATTCAGTCTAAAATTGCTATTGGCTCTGGCGGGCTACGCGGCAAGGGCTGGCTGCATGGTACGCAGTCGCAGCTTGAGTTTTTACCGGAGCGCCACACGGACTTTATCTTCGCAGTCCTGGCGGAAGAGCTGGGTCTGGTGGGGATATTGATTCTGCTGACGCTGTACATTTTGCTGATTATGCGCGGATTATGGATCGCTGCTCGCGCGCAAACCACCTTTGGTCGCGTCATGGCGGGTGGCTTAATGTTGATATTATTCGTTTATGTCTTCGTAAATATTGGTATGGTGAGCGGTATTCTGCCCGTGGTTGGGGTTCCACTCCCACTGGTCAGTTACGGAGGCTCGGCACTTATCGTGCTGATGGCCGGGTTCGGGATTGTTATGTCGATCCACACCCATAGAAAAATGTTGTCGAAAAGCGTGTAA
- the ybeD gene encoding DUF493 family protein YbeD, producing MKTKLNELLEFPTPFTYKVMGQALPELVDQVVEVVQRHAPGDYSPTVKPSSKGNYHSVSITITATHIEQVETLYEELGNIDIVRMVL from the coding sequence ATGAAAACCAAACTTAACGAACTGCTTGAATTCCCTACTCCATTTACTTACAAAGTAATGGGGCAGGCGTTGCCTGAGCTGGTTGATCAGGTGGTTGAAGTGGTACAGCGCCATGCGCCAGGTGATTACTCTCCGACGGTAAAACCGAGCAGCAAAGGCAACTACCACTCGGTCTCTATCACCATCACTGCTACACACATTGAGCAGGTTGAAACGCTGTACGAAGAATTAGGTAACATCGATATCGTACGCATGGTGCTGTAA
- the dacA gene encoding D-alanyl-D-alanine carboxypeptidase DacA has product MKTTFSARFVQRMALTAALCAASLSAAHADDLNIKTMIPGVPQIDAESYILIDYNSGKVLAEQNADTRRDPASLTKMMTSYVIGQAMKAGKFKETDLVTVGNDAWATGNPVFKGSSLMFLKPGMQVPVSQLIRGINLQSGNDACVAMADFAAGSQDAFVGLMNSYVNALGLKNTHFQTVHGLDADGQYSSARDMAMIGQALIRDVPNEYSIYKEKEFTFNGIRQLNRNGLLWDNSLNVDGIKTGHTDKAGYNLVASATEGQMRLISAVMGGRTYKGRETESKKLLTWGFRFFETVNPLKVGKEFASEPAWFGNTDRASLGVDKDVYLTIPRGRMKDLKASYVLNTTELHAPLQKNQVVGTINFQLDGKTIEQRPLVVLQEIPEGNFFGKIIDYIKLMFHHWFG; this is encoded by the coding sequence ATGAAGACCACTTTTTCCGCTCGTTTCGTGCAGCGTATGGCGCTCACCGCGGCTCTCTGCGCAGCCTCTCTCTCTGCTGCCCATGCCGATGACCTGAATATTAAAACCATGATCCCGGGCGTTCCGCAGATCGATGCGGAGTCGTATATCCTGATTGATTACAATTCAGGTAAGGTTCTCGCAGAACAGAACGCCGATACTCGCCGCGATCCCGCCAGCCTGACCAAAATGATGACCAGCTACGTCATCGGCCAGGCGATGAAAGCCGGGAAATTCAAAGAAACCGATCTGGTTACCGTCGGTAATGACGCATGGGCTACGGGCAACCCGGTCTTCAAAGGTTCATCGCTGATGTTCCTTAAGCCAGGCATGCAGGTTCCTGTTTCTCAGCTGATCCGTGGCATTAACCTGCAATCCGGAAACGACGCGTGCGTGGCAATGGCGGACTTCGCCGCCGGTAGCCAGGATGCTTTCGTCGGACTGATGAACAGCTATGTGAATGCGCTGGGCCTGAAAAACACCCACTTCCAGACCGTTCATGGTCTTGATGCTGACGGCCAGTACAGCTCGGCTCGCGACATGGCGATGATTGGTCAGGCGCTAATTCGTGACGTGCCTAACGAATACTCTATCTATAAAGAAAAAGAGTTCACCTTTAACGGCATTCGTCAGCTAAACCGCAACGGCCTGCTGTGGGATAACAGCCTGAATGTCGACGGTATCAAAACCGGTCACACCGATAAGGCTGGCTATAACCTCGTTGCATCAGCAACTGAAGGCCAGATGCGTCTGATCTCCGCCGTCATGGGTGGTCGCACCTATAAAGGCCGCGAAACCGAAAGTAAAAAACTGCTGACCTGGGGCTTCCGTTTCTTCGAAACCGTCAACCCGCTGAAAGTAGGTAAAGAATTTGCCTCAGAACCTGCCTGGTTTGGTAACACCGATCGTGCGTCGTTAGGTGTTGATAAAGACGTCTATCTGACCATTCCACGCGGTCGCATGAAAGATCTGAAAGCAAGCTATGTGCTGAACACCACTGAACTGCACGCACCGCTGCAGAAAAATCAGGTTGTCGGTACTATCAACTTCCAGTTGGATGGCAAAACCATTGAGCAGCGCCCGCTGGTGGTTCTGCAGGAAATCCCTGAAGGCAACTTCTTTGGGAAAATCATTGATTACATTAAATTAATGTTCCATCACTGGTTTGGCTAA
- the lipB gene encoding lipoyl(octanoyl) transferase LipB: MYQDKILVRQLGLQPYEPVSLAMHEFTDTRDENSHDEIWLVEHYPVFTQGQAGKAEHVLMPGDIPVIQSDRGGQVTYHGPGQQVMYVLLNLKRRKLGVRELVTLLEQTVVNTLAEIGIDAHPRADAPGVYVGEKKICSLGLRIRKGCSFHGLALNVDMDLSPFLRINPCGYAGMEMAKVSQWDSAATTESIRPRLLANILALLGNPPHEYVAD; encoded by the coding sequence TTGTATCAGGATAAAATTCTGGTCCGCCAGCTCGGTCTTCAACCTTACGAGCCAGTCTCTCTGGCCATGCACGAATTTACCGATACCCGCGATGAAAACAGCCATGATGAAATCTGGCTGGTAGAGCATTATCCTGTCTTTACCCAGGGTCAGGCAGGTAAAGCAGAACACGTACTGATGCCCGGAGATATTCCGGTGATCCAGAGCGATCGTGGCGGCCAGGTGACCTACCACGGGCCGGGCCAGCAGGTCATGTATGTGCTGTTAAACCTGAAGCGTCGTAAACTTGGCGTTCGCGAACTGGTTACGCTGTTAGAGCAAACCGTCGTCAATACCCTGGCGGAAATCGGCATTGACGCTCACCCGCGAGCCGATGCGCCTGGCGTTTACGTTGGAGAGAAGAAAATCTGCTCTTTGGGGTTACGTATTCGTAAAGGATGTTCATTTCACGGCTTAGCGCTTAACGTGGATATGGACTTGTCGCCTTTCCTGCGTATCAATCCTTGTGGTTATGCCGGAATGGAGATGGCAAAAGTATCGCAGTGGGATAGCGCGGCCACCACTGAGAGCATTCGCCCACGCCTGCTGGCCAACATTCTGGCGCTGTTGGGTAACCCACCGCACGAATACGTTGCGGACTAA
- the lipA gene encoding lipoyl synthase, translating to MSKPIVMERGVKYRDADKMALIPVKNVATEREALLRKPEWMKIKLPADSTRIQGIKAAMRKNGLHSVCEEASCPNLAECFNHGTATFMILGAICTRRCPFCDVAHGRPVAPDANEPLKLAQTIADMALRYVVITSVDRDDLRDGGAQHFADCITAIREKSPSIKIETLVPDFRGRMDRALDILTATPPDVFNHNLENVPRIYRNVRPGADYNWSLKLLERFKEAHPEIPTKSGLMVGLGETNAEIIEVMRDLRSHGVTMLTLGQYLQPSRHHLPVQRYVSPDEFDEMKAEAMAMGFTHAACGPFVRSSYHADMQAKGLEVK from the coding sequence ATGAGTAAACCCATTGTGATGGAACGCGGTGTTAAATACCGCGATGCCGATAAGATGGCTCTTATCCCGGTAAAAAATGTGGCAACAGAGCGTGAAGCCCTGCTGCGTAAACCGGAATGGATGAAAATAAAACTGCCAGCGGACTCCACTCGCATCCAGGGCATCAAAGCGGCAATGCGCAAAAATGGCCTGCACTCTGTCTGCGAAGAAGCTTCCTGCCCTAACCTGGCTGAATGTTTCAATCACGGCACTGCAACCTTTATGATCCTCGGCGCAATCTGTACCCGCCGTTGCCCATTCTGCGACGTTGCCCATGGCCGTCCGGTTGCTCCTGATGCTAACGAGCCGTTAAAACTGGCTCAGACAATTGCGGACATGGCGCTGCGCTATGTGGTCATTACCTCCGTTGACCGCGACGATCTGCGTGACGGCGGCGCCCAGCACTTTGCTGACTGCATCACCGCTATTCGTGAGAAAAGCCCGTCGATTAAAATCGAAACGCTGGTGCCTGACTTCCGTGGTCGTATGGATCGCGCGCTGGATATCCTCACCGCCACACCGCCGGACGTGTTTAACCACAACCTCGAAAACGTACCGCGTATTTATCGCAATGTACGCCCTGGGGCTGACTATAACTGGTCGCTGAAGCTTCTGGAACGTTTCAAGGAAGCACATCCGGAGATTCCGACCAAGTCGGGTCTGATGGTGGGTCTGGGCGAAACCAATGCTGAAATCATTGAGGTCATGCGCGACCTGCGCAGCCATGGCGTGACTATGCTGACGCTGGGGCAGTATTTACAGCCAAGCCGCCATCACCTGCCGGTGCAACGCTATGTAAGCCCGGATGAGTTCGATGAGATGAAAGCAGAAGCTATGGCTATGGGCTTTACCCATGCTGCGTGTGGTCCATTCGTTCGCTCTTCATACCATGCTGACATGCAAGCCAAAGGGCTGGAAGTGAAGTAA
- the cspE gene encoding transcription antiterminator/RNA stability regulator CspE, with the protein MSKIKGNVKWFNESKGFGFITPEDGSKDVFVHFSAIQTNGFKTLAEGQRVEFEITNGAKGPSAANVIAL; encoded by the coding sequence ATGTCTAAGATTAAAGGTAACGTTAAGTGGTTTAATGAGTCCAAAGGATTCGGTTTCATTACTCCGGAAGATGGCAGCAAAGACGTGTTCGTACACTTCTCTGCAATCCAGACCAATGGTTTTAAAACTCTGGCTGAAGGTCAGCGTGTAGAGTTCGAAATCACTAACGGTGCCAAAGGCCCTTCTGCTGCAAACGTAATCGCTCTGTAA
- the mrdA gene encoding peptidoglycan DD-transpeptidase MrdA — translation MKLQNSFRDYSAESALFVRRALVAFLGILLLTGVLIANLYNLQIVRFTDYQTRSNENRIKLVPIAPSRGIIYDRNGIPLALNRTIYQIEMMPEKVDNIQDTLDALRNVVDLTDDDIAAFKKERARSHRFTSIPVKTNLTEVQVARFAVNQYRFPGVEVKGYKRRYYPYGSALTHVIGYVSKINDKDVDRLDKDGKLANYAATHDIGKLGIERYYEDVLHGQTGYEEVEVNNRGRVIRQLKEVAPQAGHDIYLTLDLKLQQYIETLLAGSRAAVVVTDPRTGGVLALVSMPSYDPNLFVDGISSKDYSGLLNDPNTPLVNRATQGVYPPASTVKPYVAVSALSAGVITRNTGLFDPGWWQLPGSEKRYRDWKKWGHGHLNITRSLEESADTFFYQIAYDMGIDRLSEWMSKFGYGQYTGIDLAEERSGNMPTREWKQKRFKKPWYQGDTIPVGIGQGYWTATPIQMSKALMILINDGLVKVPHLLMSTAEDGKQVPWVQPHEPPVGDIHSGYWEIAKDGMYGVANRPNGTAHKYFAGAPYKIAAKSGTAQVFGLKANETYNAHKIAERLRDHKLMTAFAPYDKPQVAVAMILENGGAGPAVGTIMRQILDHIMLGDNNTNLPAENPAVAAAEDQ, via the coding sequence ATGAAACTACAGAATTCTTTTCGCGACTATTCGGCTGAGTCCGCGCTGTTTGTGCGCCGGGCGCTGGTCGCTTTTTTGGGGATTTTGCTGCTCACCGGCGTGCTGATCGCCAACCTTTATAATCTGCAAATCGTTCGCTTTACTGATTATCAGACTCGCTCGAACGAAAACCGTATCAAACTGGTCCCTATCGCGCCAAGTCGCGGCATCATTTATGACCGCAACGGCATTCCGCTCGCCCTTAACCGCACCATTTATCAGATAGAAATGATGCCGGAAAAGGTCGACAACATTCAGGATACGCTCGACGCGCTGCGTAACGTCGTAGACCTGACGGACGATGATATTGCCGCCTTTAAAAAAGAGCGCGCCCGTTCACACCGTTTCACCTCTATTCCGGTAAAAACCAACCTGACTGAAGTTCAGGTCGCACGGTTTGCCGTTAATCAATATCGCTTTCCGGGCGTCGAAGTTAAAGGCTATAAACGTCGCTATTACCCCTACGGCTCTGCGCTAACCCACGTGATTGGCTACGTATCGAAGATCAACGATAAAGACGTGGACCGCCTGGACAAAGACGGCAAGCTGGCTAACTACGCGGCGACGCACGACATCGGCAAGCTGGGTATTGAACGTTATTACGAAGACGTCCTTCACGGCCAGACCGGTTATGAAGAAGTTGAAGTGAACAACCGCGGCCGCGTCATTCGCCAGCTGAAAGAAGTGGCCCCGCAGGCCGGGCACGATATCTATCTCACTCTGGATTTGAAACTCCAGCAGTACATTGAAACGCTGCTGGCGGGCAGTCGTGCCGCCGTGGTGGTTACCGATCCGCGTACCGGTGGCGTTCTGGCGCTGGTATCCATGCCGAGCTACGACCCGAACCTGTTTGTAGATGGCATCTCCAGCAAAGATTACTCCGGGTTGCTCAATGATCCGAATACCCCATTAGTTAACCGCGCCACGCAGGGCGTTTACCCCCCTGCTTCGACGGTAAAACCTTACGTCGCTGTTTCTGCGTTAAGCGCAGGCGTCATTACCCGCAACACCGGCCTGTTCGATCCGGGCTGGTGGCAGCTACCGGGCTCTGAGAAACGTTACCGCGACTGGAAAAAGTGGGGGCACGGTCATCTGAACATCACCCGTTCTCTGGAAGAGTCCGCAGATACGTTTTTCTATCAAATCGCCTATGATATGGGGATAGACCGGCTTTCAGAGTGGATGAGCAAATTTGGCTACGGCCAATACACGGGTATCGATCTTGCCGAAGAACGTTCCGGCAATATGCCAACCCGCGAGTGGAAGCAAAAACGGTTTAAAAAACCATGGTACCAGGGTGATACCATTCCCGTCGGCATCGGTCAGGGTTACTGGACTGCAACCCCTATCCAGATGAGTAAAGCGCTGATGATCCTTATCAACGACGGTTTGGTAAAAGTCCCGCATCTGCTGATGAGTACGGCAGAAGACGGCAAGCAGGTGCCGTGGGTACAGCCGCACGAACCGCCCGTTGGCGATATTCATTCCGGTTATTGGGAAATCGCGAAAGACGGTATGTATGGTGTCGCGAACCGCCCTAACGGGACTGCGCACAAGTATTTTGCTGGCGCGCCTTACAAAATTGCGGCGAAATCCGGTACCGCACAGGTCTTTGGCCTGAAAGCCAATGAAACCTATAACGCACATAAGATCGCCGAGCGTTTACGTGACCACAAGCTGATGACGGCCTTCGCCCCTTATGATAAACCCCAGGTCGCTGTCGCCATGATCCTTGAAAACGGCGGTGCGGGTCCGGCGGTGGGCACTATTATGCGCCAAATCCTTGACCACATTATGTTGGGCGACAACAACACCAATCTGCCTGCAGAAAACCCCGCGGTTGCAGCAGCGGAGGACCAATAA
- the crcB gene encoding fluoride efflux transporter CrcB, with amino-acid sequence MLQLLLAVFIGGGTGSVARWMLSMRFNPLHQAIPFGTLAANLIGAFIIGMGLAWFNRMTNIDPMWKVLITTGFCGGLTTFSTFSAEVVFLLQEGRFGWAMVNVLVNLLGSFAMTALAFWLVSASPAH; translated from the coding sequence GTGTTACAACTCCTTTTAGCGGTTTTTATTGGTGGTGGTACAGGTAGCGTAGCAAGATGGATGCTGAGCATGCGGTTTAACCCGCTGCATCAGGCCATTCCATTCGGTACGCTGGCTGCAAACTTAATTGGGGCATTTATCATTGGTATGGGCCTGGCATGGTTTAATCGCATGACAAACATTGACCCAATGTGGAAGGTACTGATTACCACTGGCTTTTGCGGGGGACTAACAACATTTTCCACTTTCTCTGCAGAAGTGGTGTTTTTGCTACAGGAAGGACGCTTTGGTTGGGCTATGGTGAATGTGCTGGTGAATCTATTGGGGTCATTCGCGATGACCGCCCTCGCATTCTGGCTGGTTTCTGCCTCGCCCGCACATTAG
- the rlpA gene encoding endolytic peptidoglycan transglycosylase RlpA, whose protein sequence is MRKQWLGICIAAGMLAACSSDDGQQQVAVAPQPAVCNGPIVEISGADPRFEPLNPTANQDYQRDGKSYKIVQDPSRFSQAGLAAIYDAEPGSNLTASGEAFDPMQLTAAHPTLPVPSYARITNLANGRMIVVRINDRGPYGNDRVISLSRAAADRLNTSNNTKVRIDPIIVAQDGSLSGPGMACTTVAKQTYALPARPDLSGGGNMGSMPSPSDAGQPQGDIRPISNSTLKSDDPTGAPVNSGGFLGAPTTLAAGVLEGSEPTPAPQPTTTAPVSSTAPAATPAAVAAPAPAATANGRYVVQVGAVSEQSRAQQYQKRLSQQFGVPGRVVQNGAVWRIQMGPFASKTEASALQQRLQSEAQLQSFITGV, encoded by the coding sequence ATGCGTAAGCAGTGGCTTGGTATCTGCATCGCAGCAGGAATGCTCGCGGCGTGTTCGAGTGATGATGGTCAGCAACAGGTTGCTGTCGCGCCGCAGCCTGCGGTGTGTAATGGTCCGATTGTTGAAATCAGCGGGGCCGATCCGCGCTTTGAACCCCTGAACCCAACGGCGAATCAGGACTACCAGCGTGATGGTAAAAGCTACAAAATCGTCCAGGATCCCTCCCGCTTTAGTCAGGCCGGGCTCGCCGCTATTTATGATGCGGAACCCGGAAGCAATTTAACCGCGTCTGGCGAAGCGTTCGACCCGATGCAACTGACCGCTGCGCATCCGACGTTGCCAGTCCCAAGCTATGCCAGAATTACCAACCTGGCAAACGGCAGGATGATCGTCGTACGCATTAACGATCGCGGCCCTTATGGCAACGATCGCGTGATTTCACTTTCGCGTGCCGCTGCCGATCGTCTGAACACCTCCAACAACACCAAAGTACGTATCGACCCGATCATCGTCGCCCAGGATGGTTCCTTGTCGGGGCCGGGAATGGCTTGTACTACGGTCGCGAAACAAACTTATGCCCTGCCGGCACGTCCAGATTTAAGCGGTGGCGGCAATATGGGAAGCATGCCTTCGCCATCGGATGCAGGTCAGCCGCAAGGTGATATTCGTCCAATCAGCAATTCCACGCTGAAAAGCGATGATCCAACCGGCGCGCCAGTCAACAGCGGTGGATTCCTCGGTGCGCCGACCACGCTCGCAGCAGGTGTGCTGGAAGGCAGCGAGCCGACCCCGGCGCCACAACCGACTACCACCGCACCGGTATCGTCAACCGCGCCGGCAGCGACACCAGCAGCCGTCGCAGCACCTGCTCCAGCGGCAACCGCTAACGGACGCTACGTGGTGCAGGTTGGCGCTGTCAGCGAGCAGTCGCGCGCACAGCAGTATCAAAAGCGTTTAAGCCAGCAGTTTGGCGTCCCTGGCCGGGTAGTACAAAACGGCGCAGTCTGGCGTATCCAGATGGGGCCGTTCGCCAGCAAAACTGAAGCTTCCGCATTGCAGCAGCGTCTTCAATCCGAGGCGCAATTACAGTCCTTCATCACCGGCGTGTAA
- the rsfS gene encoding ribosome silencing factor produces MQGKALQDFVIDKIDDLKGQDIIALDVQGKSSITDCMIICTGTSSRHVMSIADHVVQESRTAGLLPLGVEGENVADWIVVDLGDVIVHVMQEESRRLYELEKLWS; encoded by the coding sequence TTGCAGGGTAAAGCACTCCAGGATTTTGTAATCGACAAAATTGATGACCTGAAAGGTCAAGACATCATCGCCTTAGACGTTCAGGGCAAGTCCAGCATCACTGATTGCATGATTATCTGCACCGGCACATCCAGCCGTCACGTTATGTCTATCGCAGATCACGTTGTTCAGGAGTCCCGCACTGCTGGCCTGCTGCCGCTCGGCGTGGAAGGCGAGAATGTCGCTGACTGGATCGTCGTTGACCTCGGCGATGTGATTGTCCACGTGATGCAGGAAGAGAGTCGTCGCCTGTATGAACTGGAAAAACTCTGGAGTTAA